The following are encoded together in the Ranitomeya imitator isolate aRanImi1 chromosome 4, aRanImi1.pri, whole genome shotgun sequence genome:
- the LOC138675127 gene encoding LOW QUALITY PROTEIN: rho crystallin-like (The sequence of the model RefSeq protein was modified relative to this genomic sequence to represent the inferred CDS: inserted 2 bases in 1 codon), whose translation MALTQDTRVPLNDGNTMPIIGLGTYASPDVPKILGEEATKTAIDLGYRHIDCAYIYGNEVQIGNAIRAKISDGVVRREDVFYMGKLWCTFCAPELVRKGLEKSLQDLQLDYLDLFVIHWPFSLKPTGAEDPSNPDNPFIYDDVDFLATWEVLESCKEAGLVKSIGVSNFNRRQLERLLSKPGLKYKPVCNQVECHVYLSQSKLXSYCKSKDIVLVAYSVLGSHRDKNWVDMSAPALLEDPVLVKVAAKYNRSPAEVAMRYILQKGIVVLAKSFTAARLKQNLGVFDFELMSEDMKALEELDKNLRYGPFKVMKDHPEYPFHDEY comes from the exons ATGGCCCTGACACAGGACACCCGCGTCCCCCTGAACGATGGGAACACCATGCCTATCATAGGACTGGGCACGTACGCCTCTCCTGAT GTCCCTAAAATTCTCGGAGAAGAGGCCACAAAAACGGCCATCGATCTTGGCTACCGGCACATTGATTGCGCTTACATCTACGGAAATGAAGTTCAGATCGGGAACGCCATCCGCGCCAAAATATCTGACGGCGTCGTCAGGAGGGAGGACGTGTTCTATATGGGGAAG ctctggTGTACTTTTTGTGCACCAGAACTCGTCCGCAAGGGTCTAGAAAAATCTCTGCAAGATCTCCAGCTGGATTACCTGGACCTGTTTGTCATACACTGGCCTTTCTCTTTGAAG CCCACAGGAGCCGAGGATCCCAGCAACCCGGATAATCCTTTCATCTATGATGACGTCGACTTCTTGGCTACTTGGGAG GTCCTAGAGTCGTGCAAGGAGGCCGGTCTGGTGAAGTCCATCGGGGTCTCCAACTTCAACAGGAGGCAACTGGAACGTCTCCTGAGCAAACCAGGACTGAAGTACAAACCGGTCTGTAACCAG GTGGAGTGTCACGTATATTTGAGTCAGAGTAAACT GTCATACTGTAAATCCAAGGATATCGTCCTGGTGGCGTACAGCGTGCTGGGGTCCCACCGAGACAAGAACTG GGTAGACATGAGCGCTCCTGCGCTGCTTGAAGACCCAGTCCTGGTCAAGGTGGCAGCAAAATATAACCGTTCTCCAGCAGAGGTCGCTATGCGCTACATCCTCCAGAAGGGCATTGTGGTATTGGCCAAAAGTTTCACTGCAGCCCGCCTGAAACAAAACCTTGGG GTTTTCGATTTTGAACTGATGTCTGAAGACATGAAAGCTCTAGAAGAGCTGGATAAAAACCTGCGTTATGGACCATTTAAAGT AATGAAAGATCACCCTGAATATCCCTTCCATGATGAGTACTGA
- the LOC138675124 gene encoding prostaglandin-E(2) 9-reductase-like produces MDLCPQSYIIMNDGHKIPVLGFGTYAPEKFPKILAKEATKVAIEVGYRHIDCAYVYGNEADVGCALREKIADGTVRREDLFYTGKLWSTFQTPDLVRPSLERSLQDLQLEYMDLFIIHNPLEMKPGDDPFPVDEDGQLIFHNTDIRDTWEAMERCKDAGLVKSIGVSNFNRRQIELILNKPGLRHKPVCNQVECHIYLNQRKLLDFCISQGIVLVGYSILGSSRDEKWIDQNSPVILEDPVLVTIAKKHNKTPAQVAIRYFLQLGVVVLAKSFNPKRIKENFQVFDFLLPPEDMAELGALNRNYRYVEAKLWKDHPKFPFADEY; encoded by the exons ATGGATCTTTGTCCGCAGTCCTACATTATCATGAATGATGGACACAAAATTCCCGTACTTGGATTTGGCACCTACGCCCCAGAAAAA TTCCCTAAGATTCTGGCCAAGGAGGCGACCAAGGTGGCTATAGAGGTGGGATATCGGCACATTGACTGCGCCTATGTATATGGTAATGAGGCAGATGTCGGCTGCGCTCTGCGAGAGAAAATTGCTGACGGGACGGTGAGAAGAGAAGATTTGTTCTACACTGGAAAG CTCTGGAGCACTTTCCAAACCCCTGATCTTGTCCGTCCGTCACTGGAAAGATCTCTGCAGGATCTACAGCTGGAATACATGGACCTGTTCATTATTCACAATCCTCTGGAGATGAAG CCGGGGGACGATCCGTTTCCAGTAGATGAGGATGGACAACTCATTTTTCACAATACAGACATCCGAGACACATGGGAG GCCATGGAGAGGTGTAAGGACGCCGGACTGGTGAAGTCGATCGGGGTCTCAAATTTTAATCGTAGACAAATCGAGCTTATTCTTAATAAGCCGGGACTGAGGCATAAACCCGTGTGCAACCAG GTGGAATGTCATATTTATCTAAATCAAAGAAAGCTCTTGGACTTCTGCATCTCTCAAGGTATTGTTCTTGTTGGATACAGCATTCTGGGGTCCAGCCGGGATGAAAAATG GATTGACCAAAATTCACCAGTCATCCTTGAGGATCCCGTTTTGGTCACCATTGCCAAAAAACACAATAAGACCCCGGCTCAGGTGGCCATAAGATATTTTCTACAGCTCGGAGTTGTAGTCCTGGCAAAGAGCTTCAACCCCAAGAGAATTAAAGAAAACTTTCAG GTCTTTGATTTTCTGTTACCACCTGaagacatggcagagcttggagcgCTCAACAGAAATTATCGCTATGTTGAAGCCAAATT ATGGAAGGATCACCCCAAGTTTCCTTTTGCCGATGAATACTGA
- the LOC138675126 gene encoding estradiol 17 beta-dehydrogenase 5-like isoform X2, whose amino-acid sequence MELKPGDDRYPTDENGKVIYHNTDIRDTWKAMEECKDSGLAKSIGVSSFNRRQLELILNMEGLKYKPVCNQVECHIYLNQSKLLGFCKSHDIVLVAFGVLGSSRDVSWIDQDSPYVLQDPVLIEVAKKYGRTPAQVAERHLLQRDIVVLAKSFTPERIKENFQVFDFQLSDEDMDTLNKLDRNVRYTNGSRWPDHPKCPYHDEY is encoded by the exons ATGGAACTCAAG CCAGGTGATGATCGATATCCGACAGATGAAAATGGAAAAGTGATTTATCACAACACGGACATCCGGGATACGTGGAAG GCAATGGAGGAGTGCAAAGATTCCGGGTTGGCCAAATCAATTGGAGTTTCGAGCTTCAACCGACGGCAGCTAGAACTAATCCTGAACATGGAAGGATTGAAATACAAACCAGTCTGTAACCAG gtGGAATGTCACATCTATCTTAATCAGAGCAAATTGTTGGGGTTCTGCAAGTCACATGacatcgttttggtggcgtttggtGTTTTGGGATCCAGTCGAGATGTCAGTTG GATAGATCAAGACAGTCCTTATGTCCTTCAAGATCCAGTCTTGATTGAAGTTGCTAAAAAGTATGGACGAACGCCCGCTCAGGTGGCAGAGAGGCATCTTCTGCAACGAGACATTGTGGTGCTCGCTAAAAGTTTCACACCAGAAAGGATCAAGGAGAACTTCCAG GTTTTTGACTTTCAGCTAAGCGATGAAGATATGGACACGCTGAATAAACTCGATAGAAATGTGCGCTATACAAATGGAAGCCG ATGGCCTGATCATCCAAAATGTCCGTACCATGATGAATATTAA
- the LOC138675126 gene encoding estradiol 17 beta-dehydrogenase 5-like isoform X1: MALQSDVSLSDGRTMPVVGFGTYAPHQVPKSHGEECVKLALDVGYRHIDCASIYGNEVEVGRAIRAKIADGTLKREDIFYTSKLWLTDQSPERVRPALEKSLRDLGLDYVDLFLIHNPMELKPGDDRYPTDENGKVIYHNTDIRDTWKAMEECKDSGLAKSIGVSSFNRRQLELILNMEGLKYKPVCNQVECHIYLNQSKLLGFCKSHDIVLVAFGVLGSSRDVSWIDQDSPYVLQDPVLIEVAKKYGRTPAQVAERHLLQRDIVVLAKSFTPERIKENFQVFDFQLSDEDMDTLNKLDRNVRYTNGSRWPDHPKCPYHDEY; encoded by the exons GTTCCCAAGAGTCATGGGGAGGAGTGTGTGAAATTGGCCCTTGATGTTGGTTACCGCCACATTGACTGTGCATCGATATACGGCAACGAGGTCGAAGTCGGCCGAGCGATCAGGGCAAAGATTGCAGATGGCACCTTGAAGCGGGAAGATATCTTCTATACCAGCAAG TTGTGGCTGACTGACCAAAGTCCGGAGCGAGTTCGTCCTGCCCTCGAGAAATCCCTGAGAGATCTAGGGTTGGACTACGTTGACTTGTTCCTCATTCACAACCCTATGGAACTCAAG CCAGGTGATGATCGATATCCGACAGATGAAAATGGAAAAGTGATTTATCACAACACGGACATCCGGGATACGTGGAAG GCAATGGAGGAGTGCAAAGATTCCGGGTTGGCCAAATCAATTGGAGTTTCGAGCTTCAACCGACGGCAGCTAGAACTAATCCTGAACATGGAAGGATTGAAATACAAACCAGTCTGTAACCAG gtGGAATGTCACATCTATCTTAATCAGAGCAAATTGTTGGGGTTCTGCAAGTCACATGacatcgttttggtggcgtttggtGTTTTGGGATCCAGTCGAGATGTCAGTTG GATAGATCAAGACAGTCCTTATGTCCTTCAAGATCCAGTCTTGATTGAAGTTGCTAAAAAGTATGGACGAACGCCCGCTCAGGTGGCAGAGAGGCATCTTCTGCAACGAGACATTGTGGTGCTCGCTAAAAGTTTCACACCAGAAAGGATCAAGGAGAACTTCCAG GTTTTTGACTTTCAGCTAAGCGATGAAGATATGGACACGCTGAATAAACTCGATAGAAATGTGCGCTATACAAATGGAAGCCG ATGGCCTGATCATCCAAAATGTCCGTACCATGATGAATATTAA